A single Lysinibacter sp. HNR DNA region contains:
- the glyA gene encoding serine hydroxymethyltransferase produces MSEKLPSTFTSPLSEVDPDIARVLNQELNRQRDYLEMIASENFVPRAVLEAQGSVLTNKYAEGYPGRRYYGGCEYVDVAESLAIQRAKDLFGAEHANVQPHAGAQANAAALYALASVGDTILGQELAHGGHLTHGMKLNFSGRNYSATSYGVDPDTYRVDMDIVREKALEHRPTVLIAGWSAYPRQLDFAAFRSIADEVGAKLWVDMAHFAGLVAAGLHPSPVPHADVVTSTVHKTLAGPRSGVILSRAEYQKKIDSAVFPGQQGGPLMHVVAAKATAFKLAGEAEFRDRQERTIRGAQIIAERLIAPDAVANGISVLTGGTDVHLVLVDLRNSQIDGKQAEDLLHRVGITVNRNSVPFDPRPPMVTSGLRIGTPALATRGFGDNEFAEVAEIIAAVLKPGADVESLRARTAKLTKDFPLYPGHEEW; encoded by the coding sequence ATGTCAGAGAAATTACCCTCCACGTTCACGAGCCCGCTATCCGAGGTGGACCCCGACATTGCGCGGGTATTAAACCAGGAGCTTAATCGTCAGCGCGACTACCTCGAGATGATTGCGAGCGAGAACTTTGTTCCCCGTGCAGTTCTTGAGGCGCAGGGGTCTGTTCTCACCAATAAATACGCGGAAGGATACCCCGGTCGCCGCTATTACGGCGGGTGTGAGTATGTTGATGTTGCGGAGTCGCTGGCGATTCAGCGCGCGAAAGATCTCTTTGGTGCAGAACACGCTAACGTTCAGCCGCACGCGGGAGCTCAGGCCAACGCCGCCGCGCTCTACGCTCTGGCTTCGGTCGGCGATACCATCCTGGGACAGGAGCTTGCGCACGGCGGGCACCTCACCCACGGTATGAAGCTTAACTTCTCCGGGCGCAACTACAGCGCCACCTCGTACGGCGTAGACCCTGATACTTATCGTGTTGACATGGATATTGTGCGAGAGAAGGCGCTGGAACACCGGCCCACCGTTCTGATTGCCGGGTGGTCGGCATATCCGCGCCAATTAGATTTTGCGGCCTTCCGCTCAATCGCCGACGAGGTGGGTGCCAAGCTGTGGGTTGATATGGCTCATTTCGCGGGTCTGGTTGCGGCCGGTCTGCACCCGTCACCCGTTCCGCATGCGGATGTTGTAACCTCCACAGTTCATAAGACGCTTGCCGGTCCCCGTTCGGGAGTTATCCTGAGCCGGGCCGAATACCAGAAGAAAATCGATTCGGCGGTGTTTCCGGGGCAGCAGGGTGGGCCCCTTATGCACGTTGTTGCGGCCAAGGCAACCGCGTTTAAGCTGGCTGGGGAAGCAGAATTCCGCGATCGCCAGGAGCGCACCATTCGTGGTGCCCAGATTATTGCCGAGCGTCTTATCGCTCCCGATGCCGTAGCAAACGGTATCTCGGTTCTTACCGGCGGCACCGATGTTCACCTGGTGCTGGTAGATTTGCGTAACTCCCAGATTGACGGTAAGCAGGCCGAAGATCTACTGCACCGGGTGGGTATTACCGTGAACCGCAATTCGGTGCCGTTTGACCCCCGGCCCCCCATGGTTACCTCCGGGCTGCGCATTGGAACCCCTGCGCTTGCCACGCGCGGTTTCGGGGATAATGAATTTGCAGAGGTCGCCGAGATCATTGCAGCCGTTCTTAAACCAGGAGCCGATGTTGAGAGCTTGCGCGCACGCACCGCAAAGCTCACCAAAGATTTCCCGCTCTATCCCGGGCACGAAGAGTGGTAG
- a CDS encoding bifunctional methylenetetrahydrofolate dehydrogenase/methenyltetrahydrofolate cyclohydrolase, whose product MVAAILDGTATAAAIKEELRVRVAGLRDQGIVPGLGTVLVGSDPGSQWYVAGKHRDCAEVGIASIRHDLPEDISEAELDAVLDDLNNDPSCTGYIVQLPLPPHLDTDRVLQRIDPAKDADGLHPTNLGRLVLNVNSPLDTPLPCTPRGVIELVERHGISWQGKNVVIVGRGITVGRSIGPLLTRREYNATVTLTHTGTLNLDDHLRRADIIIAAAGVPGIISALAVKPGAVVLDVGVSRITDQHTGKSRIAGDVAAEVSEVAGWISPNPGGVGPMTRALLLKNVVDSAERAAAQR is encoded by the coding sequence GTGGTAGCGGCGATCCTTGATGGCACGGCAACCGCCGCGGCGATCAAGGAAGAGCTGCGCGTTCGTGTTGCAGGCCTTCGTGATCAAGGGATCGTTCCGGGCCTCGGAACCGTTTTGGTGGGTTCCGACCCGGGATCTCAATGGTACGTTGCCGGTAAACACCGCGATTGTGCTGAGGTGGGTATTGCGTCGATTCGCCATGATCTTCCCGAAGACATTAGCGAGGCGGAGCTTGATGCCGTGCTAGATGATCTCAATAACGATCCGTCCTGCACAGGCTACATTGTGCAATTGCCTCTTCCGCCGCATCTCGACACTGATCGGGTGCTTCAGCGCATTGACCCGGCAAAAGACGCCGATGGGCTACACCCCACAAACCTGGGTCGCCTGGTTCTGAACGTCAACAGTCCTCTCGATACCCCACTTCCGTGTACTCCGCGAGGGGTGATTGAGCTGGTTGAGCGTCACGGCATTAGCTGGCAGGGTAAAAACGTTGTGATCGTTGGCCGCGGTATTACGGTGGGACGTTCAATCGGCCCACTATTGACGCGCCGAGAGTACAACGCAACTGTCACCCTGACCCACACCGGAACTCTTAACCTGGATGATCACCTCCGTCGCGCCGACATCATCATTGCGGCAGCCGGAGTCCCGGGAATTATCAGTGCTTTGGCGGTCAAACCGGGTGCTGTGGTTCTCGATGTGGGGGTGAGCCGGATCACCGATCAACATACGGGTAAGAGCCGAATCGCGGGAGATGTGGCTGCCGAGGTATCGGAGGTTGCGGGGTGGATCTCACCGAACCCCGGAGGCGTTGGCCCCATGACCCGTGCGCTGCTCCTCAAAAACGTTGTCGACAGCGCGGAGCGGGCTGCGGCGCAGCGTTGA
- the nagA gene encoding N-acetylglucosamine-6-phosphate deacetylase: MPAPHPQTLIHSAHKIAPTHTMSNAWVLSRNGRVESTGVGDSWRSLENIGSHTEIIDAQGAYLTPGFIDIHVHGGAGQSFDEGPAGFDTILNLHRSHGTTRSIISLVTASLDQLVARTAAAAQKTEDDPRVLGIHLEGPFLNPTHKGAHEENLLHAATPDELDALLAAGRGHIRQVTLAPELRNGLDSVRHLVNSGVAVAIGHSNASYEQTIEAFAAGASILTHAFNGMQGIHHRAPGPVVAALNTPGVTLEVIADNIHVRPEIISMLFSQAPGRVALITDAMAAAGVGDGHYELGDLSVTVTDGVARLDDGGSIAGSTITLDAALRVAVHLAGVPLHDAVTALTHTPAKAVGYGEKFGLLEPGYAADLLLLSENLEVQRVWVGGHPVS, from the coding sequence ATGCCCGCGCCACACCCCCAGACTCTCATCCACTCCGCCCACAAAATCGCCCCAACCCACACCATGAGCAACGCCTGGGTTCTGAGCAGAAACGGCCGGGTGGAATCAACTGGTGTGGGTGATTCCTGGCGTTCATTAGAGAACATCGGCTCACACACAGAAATTATTGATGCTCAGGGAGCCTATCTCACCCCCGGTTTTATTGACATCCACGTGCACGGAGGTGCTGGGCAAAGCTTCGACGAGGGCCCCGCGGGGTTTGACACCATACTCAACCTACACCGTTCCCATGGAACCACACGGAGCATTATCTCGCTGGTCACCGCTTCCCTTGATCAGCTAGTAGCGCGAACCGCCGCGGCCGCCCAAAAAACAGAGGATGACCCCCGCGTGCTGGGCATCCACCTGGAAGGCCCATTCCTGAACCCCACGCACAAGGGGGCGCACGAGGAGAATCTCCTCCACGCGGCAACCCCCGACGAGCTCGATGCGCTGCTCGCCGCCGGTCGCGGACACATCCGCCAGGTTACCCTCGCACCCGAGCTTCGCAATGGGCTCGATTCCGTGCGGCACCTGGTAAACAGTGGAGTGGCGGTGGCGATCGGGCACAGCAATGCCAGCTACGAACAGACGATCGAGGCATTTGCCGCCGGTGCGAGCATTCTGACGCACGCGTTTAACGGAATGCAGGGCATCCACCACCGAGCGCCCGGACCCGTTGTAGCCGCGCTTAATACCCCCGGAGTAACTCTCGAGGTTATCGCAGATAATATCCACGTGCGTCCCGAGATAATCTCCATGCTCTTTAGTCAGGCCCCGGGACGCGTTGCTCTCATTACAGATGCGATGGCTGCTGCCGGAGTGGGAGACGGCCACTACGAACTCGGTGACCTGTCCGTCACGGTGACCGACGGAGTGGCCAGGCTCGATGATGGAGGCTCAATAGCGGGTTCCACCATCACCCTGGACGCCGCCCTCCGGGTAGCGGTACACCTGGCCGGAGTCCCGCTGCACGACGCGGTCACCGCGCTCACTCACACCCCGGCAAAAGCGGTGGGGTACGGTGAAAAATTTGGCCTGTTAGAGCCGGGCTATGCTGCGGATCTGTTACTGCTCAGCGAGAACCTTGAGGTGCAACGCGTGTGGGTGGGCGGGCACCCGGTGTCCTAA
- a CDS encoding DeoR/GlpR family DNA-binding transcription regulator, whose product MNRDERLKAILNLVDDAGRISIEELIAQLGISAATARRDLDELAKQHLLLRSRGGAIKQSVAYDLPIRYRNAVQSAQKKDIGAAASALVSRGDVIGLSGGTTTTAIVEALSARADLMTPSTEPSLTVITNAINIAAQLVLHPQLRVVVTGGVVHNHSYELFGPLATNVLSQITMDMAFIGVNAVDPRFGAMVHDEGEAAVNALMAERATRSYVVADSQKIGKRAFASVGEQDLFTGIITDSEITQEQREELSESGLKVITPQGLHPDPSLKQ is encoded by the coding sequence GTGAACCGTGACGAACGACTCAAAGCGATTCTGAACCTCGTGGATGACGCGGGGCGCATCAGCATTGAGGAGCTCATAGCGCAACTGGGAATCTCTGCCGCCACGGCCCGGCGAGACCTAGACGAACTGGCCAAGCAGCACCTGCTGCTGCGTTCCCGCGGGGGTGCCATCAAACAGTCTGTGGCGTATGATCTTCCCATTCGCTACCGTAACGCGGTTCAATCAGCTCAGAAAAAAGATATCGGAGCCGCCGCCAGTGCCCTCGTCTCTCGCGGTGACGTCATCGGCCTGTCCGGCGGCACCACAACAACCGCGATAGTGGAAGCCCTCTCCGCCCGAGCCGACCTCATGACGCCCTCCACGGAGCCAAGCCTCACCGTCATTACCAACGCGATCAACATTGCCGCGCAGCTCGTTCTTCACCCGCAATTGCGAGTTGTGGTAACCGGAGGTGTGGTACATAATCACTCCTACGAGCTTTTTGGGCCGCTCGCCACAAACGTTCTCTCACAGATCACCATGGATATGGCATTTATCGGTGTAAACGCGGTTGACCCCCGCTTCGGAGCGATGGTCCACGACGAGGGCGAGGCCGCGGTAAACGCCCTCATGGCGGAGCGTGCAACACGCTCCTACGTTGTTGCCGACTCACAAAAAATCGGAAAGCGCGCTTTTGCCAGCGTGGGAGAACAGGACCTCTTCACGGGAATCATCACCGATTCCGAGATCACACAGGAGCAGCGAGAAGAGCTCAGTGAGTCGGGCCTGAAAGTTATTACACCGCAGGGTCTTCATCCGGATCCATCGCTCAAACAATAG
- a CDS encoding class II fructose-bisphosphate aldolase, translating to MPLVNSASLIEDARSHNRGIGAFNVIHLETAEALDRAARSSGPLIMQISQNCAAYHGELETIALPTLSIARNSTAPIAVHLDHADNFETVRQAIHLGFSSVMFDASALPYAENVAKTAEVVEYAHTRGVHVEAELGEIGGKDGAHAPGVRTDPVEAAKFVEETGVDSLAVAVGSSHAMTQRTATVDHKLIRDLARALSVPLVLHGSSGVPDGDIVTAIRSGMTKINVSTQLNKIFTASLRETLEDNPDMVDSRKYIRPARVALSVEAARLNALFALRTTAD from the coding sequence ATGCCCCTTGTCAACAGCGCATCACTCATTGAAGACGCTCGGTCACACAACCGGGGAATTGGCGCCTTTAACGTCATACACCTGGAAACAGCCGAGGCTCTAGACCGCGCTGCCCGATCCAGCGGCCCGCTTATCATGCAGATCTCACAAAACTGTGCGGCCTATCACGGGGAACTCGAAACCATTGCGCTTCCCACGCTGTCCATTGCACGAAACTCCACGGCCCCCATCGCCGTGCACCTCGACCACGCCGACAATTTCGAGACGGTTCGACAGGCCATCCACCTGGGGTTTAGCTCAGTCATGTTTGACGCCTCCGCACTGCCCTACGCAGAAAACGTCGCAAAGACCGCCGAAGTTGTTGAGTACGCCCACACCCGTGGTGTTCACGTGGAGGCCGAACTTGGGGAGATTGGCGGTAAAGACGGTGCCCATGCTCCCGGTGTGCGGACAGACCCTGTCGAGGCCGCCAAGTTTGTCGAGGAAACGGGTGTTGACTCCCTTGCGGTTGCGGTGGGTTCATCACACGCCATGACACAGCGCACGGCAACCGTGGATCACAAGCTCATCCGGGATCTCGCACGCGCCCTCAGCGTCCCACTGGTACTCCACGGCTCCTCCGGGGTGCCCGATGGCGATATTGTAACGGCTATCCGCAGCGGTATGACCAAGATAAACGTATCAACCCAGCTCAATAAGATTTTTACAGCATCGCTCCGTGAGACACTAGAAGATAATCCGGATATGGTAGATTCGCGCAAATACATTCGACCGGCCCGTGTGGCCCTCTCGGTGGAGGCCGCACGTCTCAACGCATTATTTGCGCTCAGGACCACCGCCGACTGA
- a CDS encoding hexose kinase: MILTLTPNPALDLTYSIEQFASGTSIRTDTARTRAGGKGVNVSRVLNTQNLETLAIVPLGGLTGQEYADDLTKSALPHVTVEVSSATRRSIAIVERTAQDTTLLNERGAGYTEQEWQTVMKTTLHHLTHDASCLVISGSLPPGTPDSLLATLLSATKRLGIPSIVDVSGPALLTAATLGATVLKPNRDELTEATGLTDPVEGALSLIAAGAQAAVVSLGSAGMICLTAGNATAWHSRINEQITGNPTGAGDAAVAALARHLSATHRMFPSSPIIWENTLRTATAWSASAVLMPLAGELSPRHTSLAERVSISTFAVTGPFTS, translated from the coding sequence ATGATCCTCACTCTTACCCCCAACCCCGCCCTCGATCTCACCTACTCAATTGAACAATTCGCCTCCGGCACAAGCATTCGCACGGATACCGCGCGCACTCGCGCGGGCGGCAAAGGGGTAAACGTCTCACGCGTGCTCAACACGCAAAACCTGGAAACCCTAGCGATTGTGCCGCTGGGCGGGCTCACGGGCCAAGAGTACGCCGATGACCTCACCAAGAGTGCGCTACCCCACGTGACCGTTGAGGTTTCTAGTGCCACACGCAGATCTATCGCCATCGTCGAGCGCACCGCTCAGGACACCACCCTCCTGAACGAGCGTGGGGCAGGCTACACCGAACAGGAGTGGCAGACCGTGATGAAGACCACTCTGCACCACCTCACGCACGATGCCAGCTGTTTGGTCATTTCGGGGAGCCTCCCCCCAGGAACACCGGACTCTCTTCTCGCAACCCTCCTCTCCGCGACAAAACGGCTCGGAATACCCAGCATCGTTGATGTTTCCGGTCCGGCCCTTCTCACCGCCGCAACGCTCGGAGCAACGGTGCTCAAGCCCAATCGTGACGAACTCACTGAGGCTACGGGACTCACAGACCCCGTAGAAGGAGCACTTTCCCTCATTGCCGCGGGCGCCCAAGCCGCCGTGGTCTCACTCGGCAGCGCGGGGATGATCTGCCTGACTGCAGGCAACGCTACCGCGTGGCATTCCCGTATAAACGAGCAAATCACCGGCAACCCGACGGGCGCCGGTGACGCCGCCGTCGCGGCCCTCGCACGGCACCTGTCCGCGACGCATCGGATGTTCCCCTCCTCTCCGATAATTTGGGAAAATACCCTGCGCACCGCCACTGCCTGGTCTGCCTCGGCCGTTCTCATGCCCCTGGCCGGTGAACTCTCTCCCCGTCATACCTCCCTGGCAGAACGAGTGAGCATCAGCACCTTTGCAGTCACAGGCCCTTTCACCTCCTGA
- a CDS encoding ROK family protein, producing the protein MYMPHPETLGKHQHAVLACDVGGTDIKISLMDTLGRLIGLRRVPTARGGDHKAHTVAALIAQVLSELRQEHPAVVPASAGISVPGIVDEENGTCVYSRNLGWRDVPIRDILSERLGLPVALGHDVRSAGLAELTLGPHRGARNAVIMIIGTGIAGAIVADGRPVVSGGYAGEIGQGRVSSYTNTTATRLGQTPPNAPIPLLEDIASARGIARQYHERSGNPTTDSREVLRLMESGDAVARDVWNEAVDALAEAISQCASITAPEVVILGGGLSEAGEALIDPIRARLSALLAVQRNPRIASASLGGNAGLIGSALLGRSLSTVRAGGPE; encoded by the coding sequence ATGTATATGCCCCACCCGGAAACACTTGGTAAGCACCAACACGCGGTGCTTGCCTGTGATGTGGGCGGAACCGATATCAAAATCTCGCTCATGGATACGCTGGGTCGGCTCATCGGTCTGCGTAGAGTGCCCACCGCACGCGGCGGAGACCATAAGGCGCATACCGTTGCCGCACTTATTGCACAGGTTTTGTCGGAACTACGACAGGAGCACCCCGCCGTCGTTCCCGCGAGCGCAGGTATCAGCGTGCCCGGAATCGTTGACGAGGAGAACGGTACCTGTGTTTACTCACGCAACCTGGGGTGGCGTGATGTTCCGATCCGCGACATCCTCAGCGAGAGGCTCGGACTCCCTGTTGCCCTCGGACACGATGTACGCAGCGCGGGACTCGCCGAACTTACGCTGGGTCCCCACCGCGGGGCACGCAATGCCGTGATCATGATCATAGGCACGGGAATCGCCGGCGCTATCGTGGCTGATGGAAGACCCGTCGTGTCGGGAGGATATGCAGGAGAAATCGGCCAGGGAAGGGTATCCAGTTACACGAATACCACCGCCACACGCCTCGGCCAGACTCCCCCGAACGCCCCGATTCCCCTCCTGGAAGATATTGCTTCCGCCAGAGGAATCGCCAGACAGTATCACGAGAGAAGCGGCAACCCGACCACGGACTCCCGTGAGGTGTTGCGTCTCATGGAGAGTGGAGACGCCGTAGCCCGCGACGTGTGGAACGAAGCGGTTGATGCCCTCGCCGAGGCGATCAGCCAGTGCGCCAGTATCACCGCCCCCGAGGTTGTTATTCTTGGCGGTGGACTATCCGAAGCCGGTGAGGCCCTGATTGATCCGATCCGCGCCCGGTTGAGTGCACTCCTCGCGGTGCAGAGGAACCCGCGGATCGCGAGTGCCAGCCTTGGTGGTAATGCCGGCCTCATCGGTTCCGCCCTACTCGGTCGATCCTTGAGCACAGTTCGCGCGGGAGGCCCCGAATGA
- a CDS encoding sugar isomerase has translation MTSIPDAAAPGTHMAAELSSQPEMWRLAAQLAPSITTFPQRGQRVAMVGCGTSWFMAQAYASLREAAGHGVTDAFTATEYPLTREYDVLILLTRSGTTSEVLELLGKPHKASRTLGLVGDPTTSFSQLVDDVIELPFADEKSVVQTRFATTALTLLRVSLGEDVTPAIYEAEAVLDDDLNSTLVEAEQYSFLGHGWALGLAHEAALKMRESSQTWTESYQTMEYRHGPIAIAAPGRVTWLLNSAPEGLETDVLKTGAHLERTTRDPLAELVRVHRVALARALAHGLNPDQPRNLSRSVILES, from the coding sequence ATGACGTCAATTCCCGATGCCGCTGCGCCGGGCACTCATATGGCAGCAGAGCTTTCATCTCAGCCCGAAATGTGGCGCCTGGCAGCCCAGCTCGCCCCAAGCATCACAACGTTTCCCCAACGCGGGCAGCGCGTAGCCATGGTCGGCTGCGGCACCTCCTGGTTCATGGCGCAGGCATACGCTTCACTCCGCGAGGCCGCGGGCCACGGAGTGACAGACGCTTTTACCGCAACGGAGTACCCGCTAACCCGAGAGTACGACGTCCTCATACTCCTGACCCGCTCGGGAACAACAAGCGAGGTTCTAGAGTTGCTGGGTAAGCCCCATAAGGCATCCCGAACCCTGGGCCTCGTGGGAGACCCCACAACCTCTTTTTCTCAGCTTGTCGACGACGTTATTGAACTTCCCTTTGCCGATGAGAAATCGGTGGTGCAAACCCGTTTTGCGACAACCGCCCTTACCCTCCTGCGCGTCAGCCTCGGTGAAGATGTGACCCCGGCGATTTACGAGGCTGAGGCGGTACTCGACGACGATCTCAACAGCACCCTCGTGGAGGCGGAGCAGTACTCATTCCTCGGACACGGTTGGGCTCTGGGCCTCGCCCACGAGGCCGCCCTCAAAATGCGCGAGTCATCACAGACCTGGACCGAATCATACCAAACCATGGAGTACCGTCACGGCCCCATTGCTATCGCCGCACCGGGACGTGTCACCTGGCTTCTCAACAGTGCCCCCGAGGGTTTGGAAACTGATGTTCTGAAGACGGGTGCCCACCTAGAGCGCACGACCCGTGACCCTCTCGCGGAACTAGTACGGGTTCATCGTGTCGCCCTGGCTCGCGCACTCGCACACGGACTCAACCCGGACCAACCGCGCAACCTCTCACGCTCGGTTATCCTGGAAAGCTAA
- a CDS encoding extracellular solute-binding protein encodes MKKTVRTSTLACAVISTLALSACGFGGGTSGDSGGANTINLLVPTYSDGTKGLWEDVISGFEVENPDINVSLEVQSWDNINDVIKTKVQANAAPDILNIDAFAGFAADDLLYPASDVVSPTVLDDFQPSLAQNASIDGVQYGLPLIASARAMFYNKQLMEQAGVTDIPQTWTELLSASQKVQALGNGTYGYGMPLGSEEAQAETGIWFYGGGGGYGDAAQLTIDDPLNVAAAEEMKTFIEGNATQPDAGSSNRTPLMNVFIQGKIGFIVGLPPTVGQIDEKNPELDYGIAPLATKDGVSMTLGVADHLMAFKNDGQKQEAIKKFLDYYYSADVYVPWVEAEGFLPTTLSGSDALAGNETLKPFLEVLPDAQFYPSTNSDWSTAQGAIQSLMGQVAQGKAPAEVLSQIQSQVGGR; translated from the coding sequence GTGAAGAAAACAGTTCGCACGAGCACACTTGCGTGTGCAGTGATATCTACTCTGGCGCTGTCGGCGTGTGGTTTTGGCGGGGGAACATCGGGTGATTCGGGGGGAGCCAACACCATTAACCTGCTTGTTCCTACCTACTCCGACGGCACTAAGGGCCTGTGGGAAGACGTTATCTCTGGTTTTGAGGTAGAAAACCCCGACATCAACGTGTCTCTTGAGGTGCAGTCCTGGGACAATATCAACGATGTTATTAAAACCAAGGTTCAGGCAAACGCGGCTCCAGACATCCTCAATATCGATGCGTTTGCCGGTTTTGCGGCAGATGACCTGCTTTATCCTGCATCCGACGTTGTATCGCCTACGGTGCTAGACGATTTTCAACCTTCTCTTGCCCAGAACGCCTCCATCGACGGTGTGCAGTACGGGTTGCCGCTGATCGCCTCGGCACGCGCCATGTTCTATAACAAACAGCTTATGGAGCAGGCAGGGGTCACGGATATTCCGCAGACCTGGACCGAGCTGCTGAGTGCCTCCCAAAAGGTGCAGGCTCTCGGGAACGGCACCTACGGTTACGGAATGCCCCTGGGAAGCGAAGAAGCGCAGGCCGAAACCGGAATCTGGTTTTACGGTGGGGGAGGAGGGTATGGTGACGCCGCCCAGCTCACCATTGATGATCCCCTCAACGTAGCTGCCGCTGAAGAAATGAAGACGTTTATCGAGGGAAACGCTACCCAGCCCGACGCCGGCTCGAGCAATCGCACCCCCCTCATGAATGTTTTCATCCAGGGAAAAATTGGTTTTATCGTGGGACTGCCCCCCACCGTCGGACAGATCGACGAGAAAAATCCGGAGCTAGACTACGGCATAGCTCCTCTTGCCACAAAAGACGGGGTATCCATGACGCTCGGTGTTGCCGATCATCTGATGGCGTTCAAAAACGATGGACAAAAACAAGAGGCGATTAAGAAGTTCCTCGACTACTACTACAGCGCAGACGTCTACGTGCCGTGGGTGGAGGCGGAGGGTTTTCTTCCCACCACGCTCAGCGGATCGGACGCCCTTGCGGGGAATGAAACGCTCAAACCCTTCCTTGAGGTGCTGCCTGATGCTCAGTTTTACCCTTCCACCAATTCCGATTGGAGCACCGCTCAGGGGGCTATTCAGAGCCTGATGGGGCAGGTTGCCCAGGGCAAAGCCCCGGCGGAGGTACTGTCTCAGATTCAATCGCAAGTTGGCGGCAGGTAG
- a CDS encoding sugar ABC transporter permease encodes MSSSATHKVSPRSKATRPPRRQKPLGEAVRALPWVGPALLLIIGVVFFPAGYMIFVSTREVSQYGVDRGAAGFANYAELFALPQLPGVLLRTAIWVIAVVGLTVLISLALAQFLNKQFPGRRIVRMFVIVPWAASVVMTTTVFYYGLDPFYGIINKMMVDIGLLDSSYGFTKNVVSAFTVAILIAVFVSLPFTTYTILAGLQTVSAEVIEAARMDGARPWKIYTSIVLPQLRGALAVAVLINIINVFNSLPILKIMTGSIPGYDADTIMTLIFKLLQVNQRLDLASALSVVAFGTVIFIVALYVWIVKPMKETDE; translated from the coding sequence ATGTCTAGTTCGGCGACGCATAAAGTCTCTCCCCGCTCCAAAGCCACTAGGCCCCCCAGAAGGCAGAAGCCCTTGGGGGAGGCGGTGCGGGCGCTACCCTGGGTGGGCCCCGCACTGCTTCTCATCATCGGGGTGGTGTTTTTCCCGGCGGGATATATGATCTTTGTCTCCACCCGCGAGGTGAGTCAATATGGGGTGGATCGGGGAGCCGCTGGTTTTGCGAACTATGCCGAGCTCTTTGCGCTTCCCCAGTTACCCGGTGTGCTTTTGCGAACGGCAATCTGGGTGATCGCAGTGGTGGGGCTTACCGTCTTGATCTCTCTGGCGCTTGCGCAGTTTTTAAACAAGCAATTTCCCGGTCGACGCATTGTGCGCATGTTTGTGATCGTCCCCTGGGCAGCGAGCGTGGTGATGACAACCACGGTCTTCTACTACGGGCTGGATCCCTTTTACGGAATCATTAACAAGATGATGGTGGATATCGGGCTTCTCGATTCCAGCTACGGATTCACAAAAAATGTGGTTTCGGCCTTTACCGTTGCCATTCTGATCGCTGTGTTTGTTTCTCTGCCCTTTACCACCTACACGATTCTTGCCGGCTTACAGACCGTTTCGGCGGAGGTTATTGAGGCAGCCCGGATGGACGGGGCGCGTCCCTGGAAAATCTACACATCGATCGTCCTACCGCAGTTGCGCGGCGCGCTTGCCGTTGCCGTGTTGATAAACATCATTAATGTTTTTAACTCACTGCCCATTCTCAAGATTATGACCGGGTCAATTCCCGGATATGATGCCGACACCATTATGACCCTGATCTTTAAGCTATTGCAGGTGAATCAACGTCTTGATTTGGCTAGCGCACTCAGCGTGGTGGCTTTTGGGACCGTGATTTTTATCGTTGCCCTTTACGTATGGATCGTAAAACCCATGAAGGAGACCGACGAGTGA